A region from the Flavobacterium enshiense genome encodes:
- a CDS encoding 3-oxoacyl-ACP synthase III family protein has protein sequence MYHSKITGLGYYVPDNIVTNDDLSKIMDTNDEWIQERTGIQERRHIIRGEDTTTSMGVKAAAIAIKRSGVAKEDIDFVIFATLSPDYYFPGPGVLVQRDLGLRTVGALDVRNQCSGFVYAVSIADQYIKTGMYKNILVIGSEVHSTGLDMSTRGRGVSVIFGDGAGAAVLSREEDTTKGILSTHLHSEGQYAEELALQAPGMGKRWITDIIADDDPNDESYYPYMNGQFVFKNAVVRFSEVINEGLQANNLQVSDINMLIPHQANLRISQFIQQKFKLTDDQVYNNIQKYGNTTAASIPIALTEAWEKGKIKEGDLVVLAAFGSGFTWGSVIIRW, from the coding sequence ATGTACCACTCAAAAATTACGGGATTAGGATATTATGTCCCGGATAATATTGTTACAAACGACGATTTGTCTAAAATAATGGATACCAACGACGAATGGATTCAGGAGCGAACAGGAATTCAGGAACGACGTCATATTATACGAGGAGAAGATACTACAACATCAATGGGGGTGAAGGCTGCGGCCATTGCCATTAAACGTTCGGGAGTTGCCAAGGAAGATATCGATTTTGTAATCTTTGCCACTTTAAGTCCGGATTATTATTTTCCAGGGCCTGGAGTTTTGGTGCAGCGTGATTTAGGATTGCGAACTGTTGGTGCGCTTGACGTAAGAAATCAGTGTTCCGGATTTGTGTATGCGGTTTCAATTGCTGATCAGTACATCAAAACCGGGATGTATAAAAATATTTTGGTTATCGGTTCTGAAGTACATTCCACTGGATTAGACATGAGCACGAGAGGCCGTGGCGTTTCCGTTATTTTTGGAGACGGAGCCGGAGCAGCGGTACTTAGTCGTGAAGAAGATACAACGAAAGGGATTCTTTCCACACACCTTCATTCGGAAGGACAGTATGCCGAAGAACTGGCATTGCAGGCTCCGGGAATGGGGAAACGTTGGATAACCGATATCATTGCAGACGACGATCCGAACGATGAAAGTTATTATCCGTATATGAACGGGCAATTTGTGTTCAAAAATGCAGTGGTTCGTTTCAGTGAGGTAATCAACGAAGGATTGCAAGCGAATAATCTGCAGGTCTCAGATATAAATATGTTGATTCCGCATCAGGCGAATCTGAGAATTTCACAGTTTATTCAGCAGAAATTTAAGTTGACAGATGATCAGGTTTACAATAATATTCAGAAATACGGAAATACGACAGCAGCTTCTATTCCGATTGCTTTAACCGAAGCTTGGGAGAAAGGAAAGATTAAAGAAGGTGATTTGGTTGTTTTAGCGGCCTTCGGAAGCGGGTTTACCTGGGGAAGTGTCATTATTCGCTGGTAA
- a CDS encoding sterol desaturase family protein produces the protein MARRVAVFNEGQARLFENKYLEMLTKGNPILIWSMYIPILSYLVFRAHSVYGLSVLLTAGLFVGGMLYWTFFEYVAHRYLFHMVSENIKMKKVAYIMHGNHHEYPKDKDRLFMPPVPSLILSSALFGLHYLILWDYNWAFFPGFMFGYLLYASMHYAIHAVEPPFEFMRPLWRNHQMHHYRDEHLGYGVSNTFWDKVFGTTFDFRKHKEDKEKADALKFDK, from the coding sequence ATGGCAAGAAGAGTAGCGGTGTTCAACGAAGGTCAGGCAAGATTATTTGAGAACAAGTATCTGGAAATGCTCACCAAGGGCAATCCGATACTGATATGGAGCATGTATATTCCTATATTGTCCTATCTGGTTTTTCGTGCCCATTCAGTTTATGGGTTATCAGTTTTGTTAACAGCGGGTCTTTTTGTGGGCGGAATGCTTTATTGGACCTTTTTTGAATATGTGGCGCATCGTTATTTGTTCCACATGGTAAGTGAGAATATCAAGATGAAAAAAGTCGCATACATCATGCACGGCAATCATCACGAGTATCCAAAAGATAAAGACCGTTTGTTTATGCCTCCTGTGCCGAGTTTGATATTGTCCTCAGCATTGTTTGGGCTGCATTATCTTATTTTGTGGGACTACAATTGGGCTTTTTTTCCTGGCTTCATGTTTGGTTATTTGCTATATGCTTCGATGCATTATGCTATTCACGCTGTTGAACCGCCTTTTGAATTTATGAGGCCTTTGTGGAGAAACCATCAGATGCATCATTACAGAGATGAGCATTTGGGATACGGCGTAAGTAACACTTTTTGGGATAAGGTTTTCGGAACTACTTTTGACTTCCGCAAGCACAAAGAGGATAAAGAAAAAGCAGATGCACTGAAATTTGATAAATAA
- a CDS encoding TonB-dependent receptor domain-containing protein, whose amino-acid sequence MKLKLFLICFLSTLGATFAQAPSAALGSVSGKVIDKATKEPIGYASVSVKEGDKVVTGAVTQDNGNFNITNLELKSYTLVVQFIGYKTFSKAFTLTSADKSINFGTIAIESEATQLEGVNIVAERSNIVQKIDRKVVNVGKDLIASGTTASEIMNNIPTVSIDPQTKELSLRGNSNVRVLIDGKPSNIEASQLLQQIPSSSIKQIELITSPSAKYNPEGMSGIINIILHKNTNDGFNGSINAGVTFGITPKTNTALNLNYRVGKVNFYSNYGYNHGINANNGWVNSANPGKENLQNFEFRNLGNSHVLKLGMDYYINEKNTFSFYTNQNIAHTDGYGQTTTNYFADTKNDLYQHFDNENENKTHTYDLAFKHDFDKKGENIEFQANYSKTKNNENTDYDNTATVTNGPLFSESTALNLIDGVTDYAQFNIDYVNPLSESLKMELGAESRIQTTENDFISTEDGSEYFSPYTFSKDSNYDFTFDRNIHAVYSNFSKQWNSKWSSQIGLRAEYYEIEGDFHRVDDYFQSNLTPPSTTETQDDTVTDEIFTVYPSLFVNYMADEKNSYNFNYSRRVDRPSIGQLSPIREWTTPLMESKGNPTLEPQFTNSVEVNYTRNIKMGSITSGVFYRHITNEISRVVFNDPNNVERKILSYDNFDDNNAFGVESSANLKFTKWWAANVSADAYFKTVKGTVQNAITSELENAQADVTNFNARMNNTFTATKDIRFQLFGMYRGEDLSLQFKRKAMYKADFGMTYNVLKGMGTFTLRFNDIFDTMHFAFDGNIPYRQYGEFYWENQTVYMGFNYMFGGGKNKALQRKQRDANETQGGGMF is encoded by the coding sequence ATGAAACTTAAATTGTTTTTAATTTGTTTCCTGAGCACACTGGGTGCGACATTTGCACAGGCACCATCAGCAGCGCTTGGAAGTGTTTCAGGAAAAGTAATCGACAAAGCCACAAAGGAACCTATCGGCTATGCTTCGGTTTCTGTAAAAGAAGGCGACAAAGTAGTAACCGGGGCGGTTACGCAGGATAACGGTAACTTCAACATTACCAACTTGGAATTAAAAAGTTATACTTTAGTAGTTCAATTCATCGGATACAAAACTTTTAGCAAAGCATTTACGTTAACCAGTGCTGATAAATCGATAAATTTTGGCACCATCGCCATTGAATCCGAAGCCACGCAACTGGAAGGCGTTAACATTGTAGCCGAACGTTCCAACATCGTACAGAAAATCGACCGAAAAGTCGTAAATGTGGGGAAAGACTTGATCGCATCAGGTACGACTGCTTCCGAAATCATGAACAATATTCCGACGGTGAGCATCGACCCTCAAACCAAAGAATTAAGCCTTAGAGGAAACTCCAATGTTCGTGTATTAATCGATGGAAAACCATCAAACATAGAAGCTTCTCAGTTGTTACAGCAGATTCCGTCTTCTTCAATCAAACAGATTGAATTAATCACCAGTCCGTCTGCAAAATACAATCCTGAAGGAATGAGCGGTATCATCAATATCATTTTACACAAAAACACGAACGATGGTTTTAACGGAAGTATTAACGCCGGAGTTACCTTTGGTATAACGCCAAAAACAAATACAGCCTTAAACCTTAACTACAGAGTAGGAAAAGTAAATTTCTACTCGAATTACGGGTACAATCATGGTATCAACGCAAATAACGGTTGGGTAAACAGTGCCAATCCGGGCAAGGAAAATTTGCAAAATTTCGAGTTCCGAAACCTTGGCAATTCACACGTTTTAAAATTGGGCATGGATTATTACATCAACGAAAAGAACACGTTTTCTTTCTACACCAATCAAAACATTGCCCATACGGATGGTTACGGACAAACTACCACAAACTATTTTGCTGATACCAAAAACGACCTCTACCAGCATTTTGACAACGAAAATGAGAACAAAACCCATACTTACGATTTGGCCTTCAAGCACGATTTCGATAAAAAAGGGGAAAACATAGAGTTTCAGGCGAACTATTCGAAAACAAAAAACAATGAGAATACGGACTATGACAATACCGCCACGGTAACCAATGGCCCTTTATTCTCAGAATCAACAGCTTTAAATTTGATTGACGGAGTTACGGATTATGCCCAGTTTAACATTGACTACGTAAACCCTCTATCAGAGTCATTGAAAATGGAATTGGGTGCAGAAAGCCGAATTCAAACAACTGAAAATGATTTTATCTCTACAGAAGACGGAAGCGAATACTTTTCTCCATATACATTCTCCAAAGATTCCAACTACGATTTTACGTTCGACAGAAATATCCATGCTGTTTATTCCAATTTCAGCAAACAATGGAATTCTAAATGGAGTTCCCAAATCGGATTAAGAGCCGAATATTACGAGATTGAAGGCGATTTCCACCGTGTTGATGACTACTTCCAATCCAATCTGACTCCGCCTTCTACTACTGAAACACAAGATGATACAGTTACAGACGAAATCTTCACCGTATACCCTTCCCTATTTGTAAATTATATGGCTGACGAAAAAAACTCTTATAATTTCAACTACTCCAGACGTGTGGACCGACCTAGTATCGGACAATTAAGCCCTATCAGGGAATGGACAACACCATTGATGGAATCAAAGGGGAATCCAACCCTAGAACCGCAATTCACCAACTCTGTTGAAGTAAATTACACCAGAAATATAAAAATGGGTTCAATTACTTCCGGAGTATTTTACAGACATATTACTAACGAAATTTCGAGAGTGGTTTTCAATGACCCTAACAATGTAGAAAGAAAGATCCTTTCTTACGACAATTTTGACGATAACAATGCTTTTGGTGTTGAGTCATCCGCGAATCTGAAATTTACAAAATGGTGGGCTGCCAATGTTAGTGCCGATGCTTATTTCAAGACAGTTAAAGGTACTGTTCAAAACGCAATCACGAGCGAGCTTGAAAATGCACAAGCCGATGTGACCAATTTTAATGCCCGTATGAATAATACGTTCACTGCTACAAAAGATATTCGTTTCCAGTTGTTCGGAATGTACAGAGGTGAAGATTTAAGTTTACAGTTCAAACGTAAAGCAATGTATAAAGCTGATTTCGGAATGACTTACAATGTTCTAAAAGGAATGGGAACATTTACGTTGCGATTCAACGATATTTTCGACACTATGCATTTCGCTTTCGACGGAAACATCCCTTACAGACAGTATGGTGAATTCTACTGGGAAAACCAAACAGTTTATATGGGCTTCAACTATATGTTTGGCGGAGGAAAGAACAAAGCTTTACAGCGCAAACAACGTGACGCCAACGAAACACAGGGTGGCGGAATGTTCTAA
- the argS gene encoding arginine--tRNA ligase encodes MMLQQILTEKIQKAVQDIFDVTLEKVEFQATRREFEGDITVVIFPLLKLIKSNPAELGNKIGDYLVQNVTEVARFNVVSGFLNIVISDSYYLNFFNSIKNTDNYGFVTPKEDAKATMVEFASPNTNKPLHLGHVRNILLGYSVAEIIKASGKKVYKTQIVNDRGIHICKSMLAWQKFGNGETPQTSGLKGDKLVGKYYVEFDKAYKSEVTELMAQGKSEDEAKKQAPMILEAQQMLLDWEAGKPEVVTLWKTMNQWVYDGFEVTYKDLGVDFDSYYYESNTYLLGKEVVSFGLEKGIFEKDPDGSVWIDLTEDGLDRKIVLRSDGTAVYMTQDIGTAIQRVKDNPDVGGMVYTVGNEQDYHFKVLFLILKKLGFDWAESLYHLSYGMVELPSGKMKSREGTVVDADDLIEEMVVTAREISEELGKLEGYSEEEKSKLYKTIGMGALKYYMLKVDPRKGMMFNPEESVDFAGNTGPFIQYTYARIQSILRKTDFDLNTDVVVEIHEKEKELLKLMEEFPVVIQDAAKHHSPALIANYLYDLVREYNSFYQAVSILGEEDLAKKVFRVQLSKKVGEVIKSAFGLLGIDVPERM; translated from the coding sequence ATGATGCTTCAACAAATTCTTACGGAAAAAATCCAGAAAGCGGTTCAGGATATATTTGATGTGACACTAGAGAAAGTGGAATTTCAGGCAACCCGCAGGGAGTTTGAAGGCGACATAACCGTGGTGATTTTTCCGCTTTTAAAATTGATAAAAAGCAATCCGGCGGAATTAGGAAACAAAATCGGCGATTATTTGGTTCAAAATGTAACAGAAGTAGCCCGTTTTAATGTTGTTTCCGGATTTTTGAATATTGTGATTTCTGATTCGTATTACCTGAATTTTTTCAACAGTATAAAAAATACAGACAACTACGGTTTTGTAACCCCGAAAGAGGATGCAAAAGCGACCATGGTGGAATTTGCTTCACCAAATACAAACAAGCCATTGCACCTGGGGCATGTTAGAAACATCCTTTTGGGTTATTCCGTGGCTGAAATTATCAAGGCATCGGGTAAAAAAGTATATAAAACCCAAATTGTAAACGACCGCGGAATCCACATCTGTAAGTCGATGTTGGCCTGGCAGAAATTCGGCAACGGAGAAACGCCACAAACATCTGGTTTGAAAGGCGATAAACTGGTCGGAAAATATTATGTAGAGTTTGATAAAGCCTACAAAAGCGAAGTAACCGAGTTAATGGCGCAGGGTAAATCAGAGGATGAAGCTAAAAAACAGGCGCCTATGATTCTGGAAGCACAGCAAATGCTTTTGGACTGGGAAGCCGGAAAACCAGAAGTTGTAACGCTTTGGAAAACCATGAACCAATGGGTTTATGATGGTTTTGAAGTTACTTATAAAGATTTGGGCGTTGACTTCGATTCTTACTATTATGAAAGCAATACGTACCTGTTAGGAAAAGAAGTTGTGAGCTTCGGATTGGAAAAAGGCATTTTCGAAAAAGATCCGGACGGTTCGGTTTGGATTGATTTAACCGAAGATGGTTTAGACCGAAAAATTGTATTGCGTTCTGACGGTACAGCGGTTTATATGACGCAGGATATTGGAACGGCGATTCAGCGTGTGAAAGACAATCCGGATGTTGGAGGAATGGTGTATACGGTTGGAAATGAGCAGGATTATCACTTTAAAGTATTGTTCCTGATCCTGAAAAAATTAGGTTTCGACTGGGCAGAAAGCTTATACCATTTGTCATACGGAATGGTGGAATTGCCATCCGGAAAAATGAAATCCCGTGAAGGAACTGTTGTAGATGCCGATGACTTGATCGAAGAAATGGTGGTAACCGCACGTGAAATCTCTGAAGAATTAGGAAAACTGGAAGGTTATTCCGAAGAGGAAAAATCGAAGTTGTATAAAACGATCGGAATGGGTGCTTTAAAGTATTATATGCTTAAAGTAGATCCGAGAAAAGGAATGATGTTCAATCCGGAAGAATCGGTTGATTTTGCGGGTAACACAGGGCCTTTCATTCAATATACGTATGCGCGTATCCAATCGATTTTACGAAAAACTGATTTCGACCTAAATACAGATGTAGTAGTTGAAATTCACGAAAAAGAAAAAGAGCTGCTAAAACTAATGGAAGAATTCCCGGTGGTAATTCAAGATGCGGCTAAACACCACAGTCCGGCGTTAATAGCAAATTATTTATATGATTTGGTGAGAGAATACAATTCATTTTATCAGGCCGTTTCTATTTTAGGGGAAGAGGATCTGGCGAAGAAAGTATTCCGCGTTCAATTATCCAAAAAAGTAGGTGAAGTCATTAAATCAGCATTTGGTTTGCTTGGAATCGATGTGCCGGAGAGAATGTAA